From Drosophila suzukii chromosome Y unlocalized genomic scaffold, CBGP_Dsuzu_IsoJpt1.0 scf_Y1, whole genome shotgun sequence, one genomic window encodes:
- the LOC139353963 gene encoding uncharacterized protein: MASNKDRKKPKKVNNVDNTSEPEVLFHEVIDETDVLELNLYSDINDDFFNESNRVVQCLMEAKRHFEASRIKRYSDIIFNLHRRYVDEVNDNEVLRPQILSSENKLRLALELTATSEEAMQKLKDSLGDAWKESDASALREQLVQEKLQEVLIKCEGLADRNSGTTDDTADRSPVPYF, encoded by the exons atggCATCTAATAAGGACAGAAAGAAACCTAAAAAGGTTAATAATGTCGACAACACATCAGAGCCAGAGGTACTCTTTCATGAGGTAATAGACGAGACTGATGTATTAGAGCTAAATTTATACTCGGACATCAATGATGACTTCTTTAACGAATCTAATCGG GTCGTCCAGTGTCTAATGGAAGCTAAAAGACATTTTGAAGCATCTCGCATCAAGAGATATAGCGACATTATTTTTAACCTTCATCGCCGCTATGTTGATGAAGTCAATGATAATGAAGTTTTACGTCCACAAATATTGTCTTCAGAAAACAAGTTGCGTCTTGCGCTTGAACTAACAGCCACTTCAGAAGAAGCGATGCAAAAACTCAAAGACTCATTGGGAGATGCATGGAAGGAATCTGATGCATCAGCTTTACGAGAACAGTTGGTGCAAGAAAAATTACAGGAAGTCCTAATTAAATGCGAAGGTCTTGCGGATCGAAACAGTGGAACTACTGATGACACGGCTGA CCGAAGTCCCGTAccttacttctga